In the Phoenix dactylifera cultivar Barhee BC4 unplaced genomic scaffold, palm_55x_up_171113_PBpolish2nd_filt_p 001473F, whole genome shotgun sequence genome, one interval contains:
- the LOC120108667 gene encoding uncharacterized protein LOC120108667 yields MERTPLGKEEKSIWLMEEYSIQNLRRRCGDAAMTMDRNKLDDWVVCKIYLRPSARKELCGTELPTMESRELEVQEIWYQPFVLPIQQITEGFDQEVEFCSYKSHDSSLQYPSPDELQENFESLPAEKILQQFADAPDTNLDILQLPTLDELEKIFEPPLADEILQ; encoded by the exons ATGGAACGAACCCCCTTGGGCAAGGAGGAAAAGAGCATCTGGTTGATGGAAGAGTACTCCATCCAGAACCTTAGAAGAAGATGTGGTGATGCAGCTATGACGATGGACCGAAACAAG CTGGATGACTGGGTTGTTTGCAAGATTTATCTGAGGCCGAGTGCTCGCAAAGAATTGTGTGGTACAGAACTTCCTACAATGGAAAGCAGAGAGCTGGAGGTGCAAGAAATATGGTATCAACCTTTTGTATTACCAATTCAGCAGATCACTGAAGGATTTGACCAAGAGGTGGAGTTTTGTTCTTATAAGTCGCACGATAGCTCACTACAGTATCCATCTCCTGATGAACTACAAGAGAATTTTGAATCACTGCCAGCTGAAAAGATCCTCCAACAATTCGCTGATGCACCTGATACAAACTTGGATATTCTGCAATTGCCGACTCTTGATGAGCTGGAAAAGATTTTTGAACCACCACTGGCTGATGAGATTCTCCAATAA
- the LOC120108665 gene encoding NAC domain-containing protein 86-like, with translation MANRDFEWFFFTSTPRKHPGASETSRASRRAGLGRWKATKGVKNVVDSKNNTIGSKKSFCYMEQNSDGGENKSIWLMEEFSMQNLRRRGSAGEMRDTNELDDWVISKIYLTPKARKAHADLKQFASATLEPAFKRRRIELEYMMVPPGFIFQPTDEELLDFFLKEKLLHQPLPCDIIKEADVYGNHPSNLTGS, from the exons ATGGCAAACAGGGACTTCGAGTGGTTCTTCTTCACTTCTACCCCTCGGAAGCATCCAGGCGCAAGCGAAACCAGCCGTGCATCTCGGCGCGCAGGCCTGGGACGATGGAAGGCCACGAAAGGTGTCAAGAACGTGGTGGATTCCAAGAATAACACCATTGGGTCGAAGAAGAGTTTCTGTTACATGGAACAGAACTCGGACGGTGGCGAGAACAAAAGTATCTGGTTGATGGAGGAGTTCTCTATGCAGAACCTTAGAAGGAGAGGTAGTGCTGGTGAGATGAGGGACACAAATGAG TTGGATGACTGGGTCATCAGCAAGATTTACTTGACTCCAAAAGCTCGCAAGGCTCACGCTGATTTGAAACAATTTGCTAGTGCTACATTGGAACCCGCTTTCAAAAGAAGAAGGATAGAG CTAGAATACATGATGGTGCCACCTGGATTTATTTTCCAGCCAACGGATGAGGAGCTCTTGGATTTCTTCCTCAAGGAGAAGCTCCTCCATCAACCACTTCCATGCGACATAATCAAAGAAGCCGATGTCTATGGAAACCACCCCAGCAACCTTACTG GTTCCTAA
- the LOC120108666 gene encoding U-box domain-containing protein 11-like, with the protein MDLYLDNGCNVVRGEEGYYLGGLPFLLEAVSSGKLFSMTLAAQAIGLLGVARRVWPVVQAGAIPTYVELPREPEPLGKEIAVDVFCVLAVAEENAVLIVEELVRILQGNEEAAKSAAVDVLWDLSGYKHSISIVRESGAIPLLTELLRNGNGDLREKAAGTIAQLSNEGVNREAMVEAGAIPVLIDLLRGHSEEELREYARQVLINLQKTCFTMREFLKLLIPLHSWPYKRG; encoded by the exons ATGGACCTCTACTTGGATAATGGAT GCAATGTTGTGAGAGGTGAGGAGGGCTATTACCTTGGCGGACTTCCGTTCCTCCTTGAAGCTGTATCATCTGGTAAATTGTTCTCAATGACTCTAGCTGCTCAAGCCATTGGGTTGCTTGGGGTTGCTAGAAGAGTTTG GCCAGTAGTTCAAGCTGGTGCAATACCTACGTATGTGGAGCTGCCTAGAGAACCTGAACCCCTTGGGAAAGAAATTGCAGTGGATGTCTTTTGTGTACTGGCCGTGGCAGAGGAGAACGCTGTGTTGATTGTGGAAGAGCTGGTGAGGATTCTCCAGGGCAATGAAGAAGCAGCAAAATCTGCAGCTGTAGATGTCTTGTGGGATCTTTCAGGGTACAAACATTCCATTTCAATTGTGCGAGAATCGGGTGCTATTCCACTTCTAACTGAGCTTTTGCGAAATGGGAATGGTGACCTTAGGGAGAAAGCTGCAGGAACCATTGCACAATTAAGTAATGAAGGAGTGAACAGGGAAGCTATGGTGGAAGCTGGTGCTATACCAGTCCTGATTGATCTGTTGAGAGGTCATTCAGAAGAGGAACTGAGGGAATATGCTAGGCAAGTTCTGATTAATTTGCAGAAGACCTGCTTTACCATGAGAGAGTTTCTGAAGCTTTTGATACCCCTTCATTCCTGGCCGTACAAGAGAGGTTAA